The genomic region CTCTCTATATACCTCTTCCCAAGGAATAAGCCTTGTATCTAGCCACCTAAAACGCGGCCCATCTTTTTCCTCAACCCACTCCATAGGCTTTATCTTTAATTTGTCAAGAATGCTCAACGCATCTCTACCATATCCCTTACAAGAAAAGGAGGGAGGATAAAAGCAGGAACGGCGAACTACTTCAACTTCTCTCGGGGGTATATGTGTCTGAAAAAGGCCGCAAAGCCGTCCTGATACTTCACGATATTCCTTGGGGCATTGAAATAGTTGAGGGAAAAGACATCATAGAACATATACTCGGAAAACTTCCAAGGACTAATTTACACGTACTTGAAGCGCTTTATTTGCTCTACAAAAAACACGCCATATTATTTACTGCCGAAGATAGTGAAGCCAGTTTCGAAGAACTTATGAGGCTATATAGTGTAAGCAACCCCTATGCATGGGTCGAGTTTGAGGTTTACCTTGATCTCAAGAGAAGGGGGCGACATCCCGTACCCGGACCCAGGCCTCATACACTATTGCTAAAGAAGAGGAAAAATGAAAACAAGTACACTCATTATGTGCTTGTTCTCGAAGAAAACAGACCAGTGACCCTCGAGACCCTTTACTCTTTTATACGAGAAGCATATAGTAATGATTGGGAACCAGTCCTAGCCATAGTAGATCGGTACGGAGACATAACATACTATGAGGCACTATTATTTAGGCCTGGCGAGACACGGCTTGCAGAATACGGAGAAAGGACATGAAGATACCAGTAGAGCCTCTCAGAGGGTTTAGGGACATATTACCGCCGGTTTCAACAGAGCTTCGGACTCTCATGAACATATTTGTCGAAACAGCTAGCAAGCACGGCTATTTAGAGGTAATTCCTCCGACACTGGAACGTTTTGAACTATTTGCACTAAAATCAGGCGAGGAAATAAAACGATCAATGTTCGTCTTCAAGGATAAAGCAGGTAGAGAGGTCGCACTAAGACCCGAGGCAACAGCCAGTATTGCAAGGATATACCTAAAACATTTACGAGCTAAGCCAAAGCCGCTTAGACTCTTCTATATTGTTAATTGCTTCAGATACGAGGAGCCCCAAAAAGCAAGATACCGAGAGTTTTGGCAAGCAGGGATAGAACTGTTAGGGGCGGAAGGACTCAGTGCCGACATAGAGACAATTGATGTGCTTTTAGATTATTATCAAAGACTTGGCATGATCGATTCAATTATCTTAAAGCTAGGCAATATAGCATTATATCGTAAAGCGTTTAATAAGTATGGTGTGCCGGAGGAGGAACAAGATCACATTCTGCATCTTATGGACAAGAAGCTGTACAACGAGGCTGCTGAATATCTGGCTGAAAAAGGATACGAAGAACTCTCCCAAAAACTAAAGAACATTTGGAACAACAAGGATAATTTAGAAAAGGTTCTACATATAGTCGAACAAGATGGCCAAGAACTAGTGAACGAGATTAAATACTTAGTTAGAATAGCCGACATATTACGCAATACATATCCCAATCTGAATATAGATATTGACATAGCTTTTGCAAGAGGATTAGCATACTATACAGGGATGATTTTCGAAGTCAAGGTACCAGGCTTTCCAGTGAGTATAGCTGGAGGAGGACGCTATGACAATCTTATAGAAATATATGGCGATGAACATGTTCCAGGGGTTGGATTTGCTATAGGATTGGATCGCACACTTATAGCCATGAAGGAAATAGGAAAAACTGTTCCAATAAAGGCTAGCGATACTGCATCGATACTAATAATCGGCGAAGAGTTGCTCGGGTACGCTATTAGCGTGAAAAAGATCTTAATAGAGAAGGGAATCGTTACAACGATATCCATCGCACAAAAGCTTTCAAAAATGCTTTCAAAGCTTTCCGAGAGCGGCGTGAGATACGCGATTATCATAGGCAAAAAGGAACGAGACGAGAATAAAGTAACCATAAAGGATCTCAGTACGAGAGAGCAGGTTACAGTGAGTCTCAACGAGCTAGAAACTGCTGATGGGATTTCGGCTATCTTCAAAAAGTGATAGTATGTGTACGACGAGAAATTGAAAACAGCTGGCCAGTCTTATTGTTTTGCCGATAGGTTTTAGACTATAATAGGCTCTTCTAATAACATTGTCAAAGGGCGTTAATAAGGGGTTTGAACAGCGAAAGCCGGGGCAGCAGTAATGGTTCTTGATATTAAGAATATAGATTTAGAAGAAGTTTCAAAGAAGGATATAGAAGATATTGCTAAGAAAATAGCGGAGGAATTAAAAGAATATGTTCCCTCTAGTTTTAACAAGCTACTAAGAAAGCTAAGCAAAGGAATAGAGAGAGCAATTGTATCACGACATAGAAGGCTCTTAGTTATCAGCGGAGCCAATCCATTCAAAACCGGAATTCTTGCAGCAAGGGCCTTATTATTCTACGAGAGAGTATACAAGAGGGTCAAAGGCAAAGAAGAGATACCAATGCTTTACGTTTTCCATGACGAGTTCAAAGATGCCCGCATAAGAAAGGAGGTTGTCAAACGAGCCGTTAAAGCAAATGCAACACTGCTCACAACCACAATTGCCCGCTATGAGGAAAGCGAGAGATACCTAGGTACAACATTTAAGGCACTAGTCATGGATTTAACAAACGATTTGAAACCAAATGATGTGGGAAGGCTTGTCGGAATAGTCGAAGGCGGAGGCCTCATAATCTTTCTAGTTCCACCATGGGCGAAGTGGGACAAATGGCTCACAATATTTAAACAGAACCTTATAGTACCGGGGTTTAAAGAGCCCCGCCACATCTTCATAACATGGTTTAAGAGAAAGCTCCTTGAACACAAAGGTATATACATCTATGACGCAGACGAAGATGAGACAATAAAAGCAGACGACTATCCAATTGTCAAAACTAAGGAAAGACGTATAGAGATACCAGAAGAAACTCTTTTCCCCAAGGAACTCTATGAGCTAGCACTTACACAAGACCAAGTCAACGTAATAAAACTTCTAGAAAGAATAATAGAGAAGCCGAAGAAAAAGCGATTAGCAATAGTCATTACCTCTGACCGTGGACGCGGTAAGTCATGCGCCCTAGGCATAGCATCCATAGGCATAGGGCTCAAGCTCAGAAAGGGGCATCGCACAAGGATAATCGTGACAGCACCCAGCTTATTGAACGTCCAATCATTCTTCATGCTAGCGCAGAAGGCTGCAGATAAACTCGGCCTAGAGACCCGTATAGTGAGGAGAGGAGACAACATTCTTGAGATTCATGGACCGCGTTTTAGCATCGAATATTGGGAGCCAATACATGTTCCGAGACTTAAAGCAGACGTAGTAATAGTTGACGAGGCTGCAGGCATCCATGTCCCATTGTTACACAAAATATGGAGAAGCCACAGAAAGCTTGTATTCGCAACGACGATTCACGGCTATGAAGGAGCCGGCAGAGGCTTCTCCGTACGATTCCTTTCAGCCTTACGAGACGATCCCAACACTGAACTCATAATAACAGAAATGCACGAACCAATCCGCTACGCAGAAGACGACCCAATAGAAAGATGGCTATTCGACGCCCTACTGCTTGACGCTGAACCAGCCGAACTCTCGAAAGAGGACATTGAAGCTATTGAACGAGGTGAACTAGTTTATGTTAAATATGATCCCGAGTACCTCTTTAGCCGTGAAGGCGAAAGCGAACTAAGACAATTATTCGGCATATACGTTCTTGCACACTATCGCAACGAACCTGATGATCTAGCCATACTTGCAGACGCACCTCATCACTTAATAAGAGCCATTAAACTCCCTTCAGGTAAAATCGTGTGCGCCCTACAAATAGCTCAGGAAGGCGGACTAAGCGACGACCTCATAGAGGAGCTTCTTAGAGGAGGCAAAACTCCTGGAAACATTATTCCAGATCGCGCTCTTAAGCATATAAGGATAAGAGAGTTCGGAAAGGCAAGAGGCTGGAGAATCGTAAGAATTGCAACACATCCAGAGGTACAAGGGAAAGGCATTGGCTCCTTTGCGTTGAAGGAGGCTTCCAACGAGGCAAGAGAACAAGGTCTTGACTGGATTGGGAGCGGATTTGGAGTAAACGAGCAACTCCTGAGATTCTGGACAAAGAACGGATTCCTGCCCATACATATGTCTCCAGACCGTAACCCTGTGAGCGGTGAATACACCATACTTGTTATAAAGCCACTTAAGGAGGAGTTTAACCAGATCGTGGATGTAGCTAATAGAGAATTTAAGAGGAAGCTCCTAGAATGTCTGCACGACCCTTACAGAGACCTTGAGACAGAAGTTGCAATACAAATACTTAAAACGGGTAACCCTGTGCTAGAAAACCACTATCCAGTACTGACACCCATACAGCTTGATAGATTGTGGATCTACGCCTATGGACCAATGACATATGAAGCCGCAGCGGATATTATATATGAGGTCGTAAAAGCTTATTGGATAATGTATCCTAAAACAAAAGGACTATCGTTCACAAAGAGAGAAGAACATGTCTCGGTAGCCAAGGTTCTTCAAGCAAAACCTTGGGACGAAGTTGCGTCTGAACTAAAGATACGGCCTTACACAGTTATGGTGACCCTCAAAGATATTGCAAGAAAGGTTTTGAAACACTACTATGGGCGCGACTCGGACTCGCCAGTGGGCATTAGCGCAGGAGAATTAATAGCGAAGGGAGGACTATACTTTGTCCCACCAATACAGTTTAGATCAAGAGGGGAATCGACTCAGCCGAGAACCGATTCATCAGAGAAGGATTCAGACTAATATTCCGTCATCACAGTCTCTGCCATTTAACACCATTTTCCTTAGCATAGAGGCTGAAAAGCTGTATAAAAAACTCAGCTATCGAGAGCTTACGCTTTTTCTCCGTCCACGGCTTAACACTACTAGATAGCCAAGGCTTTGACCAATACCCAACTCTTTCCCAAGTACGCATACCAGCCAAGACTATACTTGCTGCACCACAGATAAGAGCTAAACCTATGGCGCGTTCACCATCAGTAAAGCCTGGTAATAAGGAAAAGTATGAGTAATCTGTTGGACACTGAGTCGTCAAAGCTATTTTTTTAAACATTGGAGCAAGATGCTTTACTGCAGGAATATTATCGCCATGCACATGTACAACCATATATGCTCCGTGCTGGCTAGCCTTTAGCAAATATGCCCATGGACCATCTAAATCACTAACAACAATATCGGGATCTATACTATTTTCTAGGAGAAACATAGAGGCGCCATCAGCTGCAATAATTCTTTCACACTCATTGAGAGCACCAAGCTGTCTTATTAAGCTCTCTGAGCCCCCAGCAATGCAGACGCTCTTGCCTTTAAGCAAGCTACATATATCCTGTATAGCGATAAACCGTCCTTGCAGCATCGCATCATAGGCGAGCCTATTCGCTACACGACTAGCTTCGCAATCCATTGCTCTATTGTAGTGCATTATCGCCCTTATAGCTTCGTAGACCTCTGACCAATAGAGCGGGGATAATGCAGATATGGTGATTAATTCTAAGCGATTTAGTGAAGTGGTTGTATCGCTAAGACTAGACAACGGCCTCATAAGAATAACACCACTAGGCATATACAAGCAAGGCGACACAATAATCGCGAGGATATTCCCGGGAACACGTCTCTATAACGATGCTTTAAAGGCTTATGAGGCTTGTCTTGTTGCCCCATCCACGCCGATACTTTTCTACGATGCTGTACTGAATAAAGAAGTCAAGCTAATGAGACCAAGGTCTATCTCAACGCCATGCCCTCATTCAGAGGGGCTGATTATAGAGGCTGTGGTAGAGGGAAGGGAAAAACAAAGAGATGACAAGTACGTGATTAGGTTCATGCCTGTATATATATACTCTACTTCAATTGCCACTAAGCTTTATAGCAGAGATTATGGCTGCAGTATTGAGCTACTTATCGCATTTACTCGTATTAAGTTTTGGTCAACAAAGCTCAGGCCAACAAACTGCATAGAAATAAGCAGAAATCTCAGAAAAGCATGCACCGCCTTTGAATGCATACTGCATGCAACATGGGACGAAGAGTTGCATAGAAGAGCCTTCGAGGTACTAAGACTTAGCTATGCATATGCATCTATGAGTGGGTGCCCAGAACCCATGTGCGAAAACCATAAGCTACATTAGTTAGACACTATATGTGTTGGCGGAGCTCGCCGCTGCGACACCCCCTTAGGGGGAGGATGAGCAGCGGATCCCTCTGCGGCTGGGGGTCGGGGGCAGACATCCCTCTCATCTCTATGCGCCCTCCTTGATTCTCCGTTCTTGCGGATTTGTTGGATAACCTACAGATAATGCCGCAGCATCCACCACGGCTAACTTTGCTATAAGTCTATTCCTAATGGCGTCAATAATGTTTATAGCTGATTTAGATAACGAGTCTACCATATCGATTTGCCAAGGTAACCCAGTGTGGCCCGCATTCACAGAAAGAAAACCAATTATCTTACAAATCTCATCATCGTCTTGCACACCGCATAGCTCGATCTTAACTGCTTCATTAAGTCCTCGGGATGGCTTATAGAATACAAGCTTGCATCCATATTCCTTGAGCAGTTTAAATCTGGGTTCAAGAACTACGTATTCCCCTCTGCGCAGTATTATTGTTGCAAGGGCTTTATCATTCATGGAAATGCCGAGGCTTTGGCCAAGCTCGTTTGAATAGCTGCGCTTAATTACACCTACTACCGGTGCTCTTTCAGACATACTTCTGTTAAGCAACTCTCTGCTAAGATTTAGCACGCTGTTCCATTCATTACTTGGCGCACGGTAAGGGATTATTTCGCCGTCTATGAGTACTATGTCGCCGAGTGCCTCAAGGCTCAGTATGAGTTTTCTTTCCTCAGTACGCGCTAACATGGTTACATAGTCTTGCTCTAGTTCGGAAAAATAGCTCGTAATAATTCTCCGCCTTAATATATGAGACACACCTTGCCCATCTATACGTAGCAGGGTAGCTGCAACAATGCTCAAAGAAAGCCCTACGAGCTGCAACGGCTGAGAAGGAAAAGCTGAGTCAACTGCATGTACGGTCTTGGGTTGAAACCCGCCACAAATACGGCGCACGGGAAGCCTGGAGCGTATTTTTTCGCCTATGCTCCTTACTTCGGCTTGAAGCTTTCTAGCAATCCGAGTTATAGCCTTATCTAGGTCATCAACATCAATTATATCTATATGTGACGACATTATGTCCTCCCATAAAAGTACTCATCTTCAACCCTGTCTACGTAGTCTAAGCGGCTTGGCCCCTTCTTTCTGCGCTTAAGCCTGCGCTCAATACTCCACATCAAAGTTGAGGCTATTGCACCGAAGCCGGGCCTGCCAGGAACTGGAGTAACTCTGCCACTCTTTATAGCCTCCATAATTGCCGCCTCGGAGAGGTCATCGACGGTTATTATATTGTAGGCTGATCCTATCGCTTCAGCAACATGCGCATCACTGTTCGCCAGACCAGGCAAGTTAAGTATACGAGCTGCTTCCATAGCTTTCTGGTTGCTGATCGGGTCGCTCATAGAGTTGAAGACCTCGATTGCATCCCATTTACCCTCGTAGACTAGTTCTCCAATGCCCTTTCTGCGTATATCGAAAGGATGTGCAGGTACAGCTAAGCAGTTATTCTCGTGGGCAGTGTCAAGTAATTCTAGTGCATTACGTGGAATTTTTTCCAAAGGCTCTTCTAAGCAATATATGAGGATATCGCCCTCATTTGCTCGTATTTCTGCTCCAAGTAGGACAACTATATCATAACTCCCTTCAGAGACTATGTTTCGAGCAACAATGGCGCCTTGGAAAGTATCGTGATCAGTTATCGATATCGCTGAAAGACCTTTTTCAACAGCCTTGATGATTATCTCTTTAGGGCTTTCTCTGCCATCGCTAAAGGTGCTATGCATGTGGAGGTCTGCCCTAATTTTCGTCAATACACGTTCACCTTGAATGCAGAATTAATCCTTTAGTGCTTACCATAAGTACGGGCATATGGACACAGCTTCCTATAGGGGCAGTATTTACACTCCCATTCATAGCGCGGCGCGCGTTCATTTAGTATCGTTTCCCTCACTAAGCTTTCCAAGTCTATGGGTTCATACTCAACATCGAATTCAACTATGCGTTCTGGCGTTATATACAGTAAGTGGCCTTTTTTGGCATTAAGTAAGTACATGTATATTTTTAACTGTAAGATGTGGTGATCGTGTGGCTCGTTGTGTGGTAAGTCGCGCCCTGTTTTTATCTCTACGACCTCTTCAACACCATTATCTGTTATCTTGACTAAATCAACTCGTCCCTTAAGCGTGTAGGTCTCGCCATTAACCTTAATGCTTTTTTCAACCTGGTATTCGGATGCCCAGCCATGTTCTTCAAGAATCTTTTCCAAGCCCGTGTGTACGAGATCTCCAAGGATTACTGACGGCTCGAAACGAAAACTCAGAAGAGGATAGTGCATGCGCATTATCCTTTTCATACTGCACCCGGTTAGATCGGTTACATAGACTATTTTAGGATCGATCATTTCTTTCAATCTTTCAGTAAACTCTTTCTGTTTTATTCTATATATCTCGCTGAGTATGCTCAATCCGTTGTCTCACCTTGCTCTGTATCCAGTAAATTCGCTTAACAGAGATAATACCTATGGGAGCTTATCTATTAATTGCCTTAGATCATTGAAACTGGTAATTTTCTTTCTAAGCTGGCGAAGCCACCGTGCCAGATTATAACAGCCTTCGCCTCTCTCTATTAGTCCCTTTTCCCTTAGCTGGCGAGCAACGAGTATTGGCTTTCGAACACCGTGTATTCGGAAAAGATCGCGCTCAAATACTATTTCTCCTACAGAAATATTGTCCCAGACATATGCAAAAGCTTTGAGCTCGTCACTGTCGAGGCTTAGCATTATGTCTCTAAGCTTGTATAGTACTGCCATATCTTCTTTGTCTAGCTTCGGCTTCTTCAGTAACAAGGCTCGAGACCCCGTATTTATTAATAAGCATTACGAGTGCATGGCGCAGAGCCTCACTCCGATTCCGAAATACTCCCGCATAAACGAGTTCGTCTAGTCGCTCAACGAGTTCCGCTGGCGCCTTAAATGTTATAATTACCGTTTTTGGCACTAGTCTTCATCCCCTATAAGGGGCTATAACATAAAGGTGTGTCCGGCAGTTAAAGGGATTAGGGCACAAGGAGCCATCATACCGTGTTACGCTTCTGTCCGCGCCAAGCAGCTTGAATAGGAGGATGCCTCGATGCCAATCGAGTGGATTAAGTCGTGTCCACAAGACGAAGAAGTCTATAAGCTGCTTAGAGACTATGTTGCTGGCTGGTTTAGGAAAAAGTACCGCACATTCACTATCCCGCAGAAATGCGCGATACCATTAATCAAGAAGGGAAAGAACGTACTACTATCATCGCCAACAGGTACCGGTAAAACACTAGCTGTTTTCTTGGGTATAATAGACGAACTTTACAGGTATGCCGAAGAGGGACACCTAGAAGACCAGATTTATGCAGTCTATGTTTCGCCGCTCCGTGCACTAAATAATGATATGAGAAGAAACCTCTTGGATCCTCTTGAGGGCATACGTGAGTATGCTAAAAGCGTTCTTGGAATAGAGTTGCCAGAGATACGGGTCGCAGTACGAACAAGTGATACGCCTCCTCATGAAAAGCAAAAGATGTTAAGAAAGCCGCCTCACATACTGATAACTACTCCCGAAAGCCTTGGAATATCATTAGCTGCGCCTAAATTCAGGGAGCGTCTATCCACAGCGCGTTGGCTCATAGTTGACGAAATACACGAACTTGCATCAAGTAAGAGGGGGACACACCTAAGCATCTCCGTGGAGAGGCTTGACTACTTGACCGGCGGAAGGCTGCAAAGAATAGGGTTATCTGCAACAATAGCTCCTCTCGAAGAGGTTGCGAAGTTCCTTGTCGGATTCAAAGATAGCGGCGAGCCAAGAGACTGTGTAATAGTCGATGCAAGGTTCGCAAAACCCATAGATGTAAGGGTTCTATGCCCCGTTAAGGACCTTATACACACGCCTGCCGAGGTTGTTAATGAGGCTATTTACAGGCTCCTTGCCAAGCTGATAAGAGAACATAGAACTACGCTCATATTTACGAATACGAGAAGTGCCACAGAGCGCGTCGTTTACAAGCTAAAGAAGTTATTAAAGGAAGAAGGAATAGCCGATATGGATGAGATAGAGGCTCATCATAGTAGCCTTAGCCGCGATATAAGGCTTAGTGTTGAAGAGAAGCTCAAACGCGGCGAACTTAGGGTAGTAGTATCGTCTACTAGCCTCGAACTAGGCATCGACATAGGATATATTGATCTAGTTGTACTCCTTAGTAGCCCGAAGAGCGTTTCAAGACTTCTCCAGAGAATCGGCAGAGCTGGCCACCATATAAGGCAGGTCAGCAAGGGCAGAATAATCGTTGTTGACAGAGACGATCTTGTTGAGTGCACCGTGCTAGCAAAGGCAGCTATGGATAGAAAAATAGACCGAGTCCACATACCACGAAAACCACTAGACGTGCTTGCACAGCATATTGTTGGACTCTCTCTTGAGAAAAAGTGGAGAATAGACGAAGCATATAGGCTTGTCAAACGTGCATATCCTTACCGCGACTTAAGCTACGAGGAATTCATGAACGTTCTTCGATACCTTGCCGGAAAATATGGGCTTGAACACTACAAGGTTTACGCCAAAATATGGCTAGATGAAGAGGAGGGTGTTTTCGGCCGCAAGCGCGGATCAAGAGCAATATACTATATGAACAGCGGTACTATACCTGATGAGGTTAAAGTACACGTATTTACTATTGACGGGAAATACGTAGGTGATCTTGAGGAGGGCTTTGTCCAGATACTTGCCCCGGGCGATATCTTTGTACTCGGAGGGCGCACATATGAGTTCATTAGATCCGAGGGAATGAAAGTCTTTGTCAAAAAGGCCGAAGGCGCGAAACCAACTGTTCCGAGCTGGTACTCTGAGATGCTCCCATTGGCCTTCGATTCAGCTCTGCTCGTTGGCGCGTTTAGAAGGTGGGTAAAAGAACTCATAGAGGATGGTATTCCGCGTGAAGAGGCCATAGAACTCATAGCATCCAAGTACAATCTCGAAAAACATGCAGCAGAGAATATATATAACTATATACTGGAACAATACATGTTTACAAACGGGCTCGTTCCAAGCGACAAACTAGTACTCATAGAGTACTTCCTCGACGAAGAGAATAACTCAACATCAATAATCTTTCACACACTCTATGGTAGACGAGTAAACGACACACTATCAAGAGCATACGGATATGTATTATCAAAAATGCTTAACACGAACGTCAGAATAACTGTAACCGATAACGCTTTTATGCTGACAGTAGGCGGCACAAGAACCGATATAGAGCTAGAACGCCTTGTATTCAGCGTGAACCCAGACAATGTTGGGGAGATTCTGAAAAAAGTTCTTCGGAACACGGAGTTACTAAAACGCCGCTTTAGACACTGCGCTGAAAGAGCATTTATGATACTGCGAAGATATCATGGAAGAACACGCGACCCCCATAGACTACAGCTTAATGCACAAACACTACTTGAGGTCGTTGAGAAGATACCACAGTTCCCAATACTCCAAGAAGCTTATAGAGAAATTCTAGAAGACTACATGGATATCAACAATGCACGCCAAGTACTTAAATGGATACATGAGGGCAGCGTTGAGGTGGCGTTCTTCGGCCCGACACGCGTCCCTAGCCCCTTTGCTCATCATATAGTGGCAAGAGGATATAGCGATATAGTACTTATGGAAGATAGGAAGAAACTACTAATGGAGCTACACAGCAAGGTCATGGAGTTACTACGTAGCCGTTTTTCATCAAATGAGCAAGGGCAAGCTTATACCTAGCCATAGTCAATTACTGAACAAGCAAATATGAGTGAGGGGTTCAGCGAAGGACCACTTCGTCACAATTATCAGCTCGTTCCCGGGGTATTTCTTCATAACCCTTTTGTTTAGTCTTACACTCTTTACATAATCTTTTTTATCGTTTGCTAGTATTCCTATCTAGCAGAACCCGGGACTCGTTTGCCCTGCCTGCTTAGAAACGGGCAAAAGATACCAACAATAGATGATCTTGACGAGCGCTACGGCATTAAAGGCTCAAAGATACTGCTGCGAATCGATATAAACAGTCCCATAGATCCCGCCAGCGGCAAAATTCTAGACGACAGCAGAATCAGAGCACATAGTCCTACTATAAGGGAGCTCCTTGAGCGCAGAGCTGCCGTGGTAATAATGTCTCATCAAGGCAGGCCTGGAAGCGATGACTTTGTCAGCCTAGAAGAGCATGCAAAGCTGCTCGAAAAATACGTAGGATATCCAATAAAATTTATCGATGATGTCATAGGCCCAAGCGCGAGAAACGCAATAAAGGAGCTTGAGCCTGGAGAGGCCCTCCTACTTGACAATACAAGGCTTATTTCAGAGGAGATTATTGAGGCAACACCAGAGAAGCACGCAAAAGGCATATTTGTTCGGAGACTCGTACCCTTATTTAACTACTATGTAAACGACGCATTTGCTACAGCACATAGAAGCCAGCCAAGCATTGTTGGATTTCCCCTGCACCTCCCCTCAGCCGCCGGTAGGGTTATGGAAAGGGAGCTTGAAGCCCTAGCCAAGCTCTACAAAGCTGAAGAGAGACCACGTGTGTTTGTCCTCGGCGGCGGCAAGGTACATGACACGCTCCGAATACTCGAGCATATCCATGCAAACAATATTGCTGACAGGATACTATTGACTGGACTGATTGCAGAACTCTTCCTTGTAGCAAAGGGCATAGATATAGGTGAAGAGAATAAGAAGCTGCTTGAAGCAAAGGGCATACTGCCCCTTGTGCCAAGGGCTAGGAGACTTCTTCTAAGAGGCTTACCTGTTGAAACTCCTGTAGACTTCAAGACACTGATCGGAAACGAGGTAAGAGTAGAACCTGTAGGTAATATAAGAGGCGTTATAAGGGACATAGGGCCCCAAACAGTCAAAGCCTATGCAGAAATTATGAAAGAAGCGAGACTCATAGTGATGAGAGGACCTGCAGGAGTAATTGAAGATCCAAGGTTTAGAGAAGGAAGCTTAGAGCTTGTAAAGGCTGCGCTTAATAGCGACGCGTACCTTATAGTTGGCGGCGGGCATCTTAACAGTATAATAGCAGAGCTCAAAGCATATGACAGGCCTAACCTACACGTAAGTACCGGTGGAGGTGCGCTATTACTCTTCTTAGCCGGAGAAGAGTTACCGGGTCTTTCAGCACTCGTTGTTTCCGCGAAGAAGTTTTTCCCTGAACTATAACCTTAGTCTTACTTCTTTACCAACTATAACATACACCTTCGGTTATCCCTGGGTGAGATGTATGGCTAAAATACGTGTAGGTGTAAACGGGTTCGGAACTATCGGAAAACGAGTAGCAGAAGCTGTGAGACTCCAACCAGACATGGAGCTAGTGGGGGTAGTAAAAACAAAGCCCGACTACGGAGCAGTCTATGCAATAAAGCACGACATACCCGTCTACACCATAAAGGATAGCCTTGAAAAATTTAAGGAAAAGGGCCTTGAGGTCGCAGGCACTTTAGAAGAATTGCTTAAACAGGTGGATGTGATTGTTGACGCGACCCCAGGAGGAGTCGGTGCTACCTACAAGCCATTGTACGAGAAAGCGGGCGTTAAGATGATCTTCCAGGGCGGCGAGGAAGCCAATGTGGCTGAGGTATCATTTAACACATTCTGCAACTTTAACGAAGCACTTGGCAGGAAAAGCATAAGGGTTGTATCATGTAATACAACGGCCTTACTTAGGGGCATCTGTACCCTAAACAAGATTTCAAGAGTCGAGTCTGTTCGCGCTACAATCGTGC from Pyrofollis japonicus harbors:
- a CDS encoding phosphoglycerate kinase, with the protein product MPCLLRNGQKIPTIDDLDERYGIKGSKILLRIDINSPIDPASGKILDDSRIRAHSPTIRELLERRAAVVIMSHQGRPGSDDFVSLEEHAKLLEKYVGYPIKFIDDVIGPSARNAIKELEPGEALLLDNTRLISEEIIEATPEKHAKGIFVRRLVPLFNYYVNDAFATAHRSQPSIVGFPLHLPSAAGRVMERELEALAKLYKAEERPRVFVLGGGKVHDTLRILEHIHANNIADRILLTGLIAELFLVAKGIDIGEENKKLLEAKGILPLVPRARRLLLRGLPVETPVDFKTLIGNEVRVEPVGNIRGVIRDIGPQTVKAYAEIMKEARLIVMRGPAGVIEDPRFREGSLELVKAALNSDAYLIVGGGHLNSIIAELKAYDRPNLHVSTGGGALLLFLAGEELPGLSALVVSAKKFFPEL